In a single window of the Thiohalophilus sp. genome:
- a CDS encoding NADH-quinone oxidoreductase subunit C: MSRYYKQLAEQVREKFGNRIQSCDVDWGELTIVADRHKLLDVAVTLRDDPEFAFAELIDVCGVDYSEYGGEGQWQGARFASVYHLLSIEHNHRLRLKVMLDNEPPVIPSMVDVWASANWFEREAFDLYGIVYEGHPDLRRILTDYGFIGHPFRKDFPLIGNVEMRYDPEKQRVVYQPVSIEPRVAQQRVIRDDHRYADRLLQEEEE; encoded by the coding sequence ATGTCCAGATACTATAAACAACTGGCCGAGCAGGTCCGGGAAAAATTTGGCAATCGCATCCAGTCCTGTGACGTGGACTGGGGTGAGCTGACGATCGTTGCCGACCGGCATAAACTGTTGGATGTGGCTGTGACCTTACGTGATGATCCCGAATTCGCATTTGCCGAGTTGATCGATGTTTGTGGCGTGGATTACAGCGAGTATGGCGGCGAAGGGCAGTGGCAGGGGGCGCGTTTTGCGTCGGTCTATCACCTGTTATCGATTGAACACAATCACCGTCTGCGTCTGAAGGTTATGCTGGATAACGAACCGCCGGTGATTCCATCCATGGTGGACGTCTGGGCCTCGGCTAACTGGTTCGAACGCGAGGCCTTCGATCTGTACGGCATCGTCTATGAAGGCCATCCCGATCTGCGCCGCATCCTGACCGACTATGGCTTTATCGGCCATCCGTTCCGCAAGGATTTCCCGTTGATCGGGAACGTGGAAATGCGCTACGACCCGGAAAAACAGCGTGTGGTCTACCAGCCGGTCAGTATCGAGCCGCGGGTTGCCCAACAACGGGTGATCCGTGACGATCATCGTTATGCCGATCGTCTGCTGCAGGAAGAAGAGGAGTAA
- a CDS encoding NADH-quinone oxidoreductase subunit D, whose product MPEIRNYTLNFGPQHPAAHGVLRLVLEMDGEVIQRADPHVGLLHRATEKLAESKPYNQTIPYMDRLDYVSMMCNEHGYVLALEKLLDITPPIRAQYIRVMFDELTRILNHLMWLGTHALDVGAMTMFLYCFREREDLMDMYEAVSGARMHAAYYRPGGVYRDLPGKMAQYQSSKYKNEAETKRLNEARSGSLLDFIEEFVQRFPVNIDEYETLLTDNRIWKQRTVGIGVVSPERAQQLGFTGPMLRGSGIEWDLRKKQPYEVYDRMDFDIPVGVNGDCYDRYLVRIEEMRQSTRIIKQCIEWLRNNSGPVILDDHKFTPPKREEMKDDMEALIHHFKLFTEGYTLPAGEVYTAIEHPKGELGVYLVSDGANKPYRLKVRAPGFSHLAAMDEMSEGHMLADVVAIIGTMDIVFGEIDR is encoded by the coding sequence ATGCCCGAGATCCGAAACTACACGTTGAATTTCGGGCCCCAGCATCCGGCCGCGCATGGCGTGTTGCGTCTGGTACTGGAGATGGACGGCGAGGTGATTCAACGCGCCGATCCGCATGTCGGTTTGCTGCATCGCGCGACCGAAAAGCTGGCGGAAAGCAAGCCGTACAACCAGACCATTCCCTACATGGACCGGCTCGATTACGTCTCCATGATGTGTAATGAGCACGGCTATGTGCTGGCGCTCGAGAAATTGCTGGATATCACACCGCCGATACGTGCGCAGTACATCCGGGTCATGTTTGATGAGCTTACCCGGATTCTGAATCATTTGATGTGGCTGGGTACCCATGCACTCGACGTGGGCGCCATGACCATGTTCCTGTATTGCTTCCGCGAACGCGAAGATCTGATGGATATGTACGAAGCGGTCTCCGGCGCACGCATGCATGCCGCCTATTACCGTCCCGGCGGTGTGTATCGCGACTTGCCCGGCAAGATGGCGCAGTACCAGAGCAGCAAGTACAAGAACGAAGCCGAGACCAAACGACTGAACGAAGCGCGCAGCGGATCGCTGCTCGACTTTATCGAGGAGTTTGTACAGCGCTTTCCGGTCAACATCGACGAATACGAAACGCTGTTGACCGACAATCGCATCTGGAAGCAGCGCACCGTCGGCATTGGCGTGGTGTCTCCCGAGCGCGCCCAGCAACTTGGCTTTACCGGTCCGATGTTGCGGGGTTCCGGGATCGAATGGGACCTGCGCAAGAAGCAGCCTTATGAAGTTTATGACAGGATGGATTTCGACATTCCGGTCGGTGTTAACGGGGATTGCTACGATCGTTATCTGGTGCGGATCGAGGAAATGCGCCAGTCGACCCGGATCATCAAGCAGTGCATCGAGTGGCTGCGTAATAATTCCGGTCCGGTGATCCTCGACGATCACAAATTCACTCCACCCAAACGGGAGGAAATGAAGGATGACATGGAAGCGTTGATCCATCATTTCAAACTGTTTACCGAGGGCTACACGCTCCCGGCCGGCGAGGTTTATACCGCCATCGAGCATCCCAAGGGCGAGTTGGGTGTCTATCTGGTTTCCGACGGGGCGAACAAGCCTTATCGACTGAAGGTCCGTGCCCCCGGTTTTTCTCACCTTGCCGCCATGGACGAAATGAGCGAGGGGCATATGCTGGCGGATGTGGTGGCGATTATCGGCACCATGGATATTGTATTCGGAGAGATCGATCGATGA
- the nuoE gene encoding NADH-quinone oxidoreductase subunit NuoE: protein MRRDRSMMAQHKKSASKLHLINDESRAEIDRWIAKYPEDQKQSAVMAALRILQDQNKGYLNNDLIEATAEYLEMPPIAVYEVATFYSMYELEPVGRHKICVCTNISCKLCGSDDVVKHLQERLGIGLGETSDDGRFTLKEVECLGACVDAPMFQLEDNYYGKLTPQRIDEILEGLD, encoded by the coding sequence ATTCGGAGAGATCGATCGATGATGGCGCAACATAAAAAATCCGCGAGCAAACTGCACCTGATTAATGACGAATCGCGCGCCGAAATTGACCGGTGGATTGCCAAATACCCCGAGGATCAGAAACAGTCGGCGGTAATGGCGGCACTGCGTATTTTACAGGATCAGAACAAGGGCTATTTGAATAACGATCTGATCGAGGCGACTGCGGAATATCTCGAGATGCCGCCGATCGCCGTTTATGAAGTGGCCACCTTCTATTCCATGTATGAACTGGAGCCGGTCGGGCGCCACAAGATCTGTGTTTGTACCAATATCTCCTGCAAGTTATGCGGCTCGGACGATGTGGTCAAGCATTTGCAGGAACGACTGGGTATCGGTCTGGGTGAAACTTCCGATGACGGTCGTTTCACACTCAAGGAAGTGGAGTGCCTCGGCGCCTGTGTCGATGCGCCGATGTTCCAGCTTGAGGACAACTACTATGGCAAACTGACACCACAACGTATTGATGAAATTCTCGAAGGCCTCGATTGA
- a CDS encoding NuoB/complex I 20 kDa subunit family protein gives MGIEGLLKEGYVTTTADRLINWARTGSMWPMTFGLACCAVEMMHAAAARYDMDRMGLIFRPSPRQSDVMIVAGTLVNKMAPALRKVYDQMAEPRWVISMGSCANGGGYYHYSYSVVRGCDRIVPVDIYVPGCPPTAEALLYGVMQLQNKIKRTNTIAR, from the coding sequence ATGGGAATAGAAGGGTTACTCAAAGAAGGTTACGTTACGACCACGGCTGATCGGTTGATTAACTGGGCGCGCACCGGTTCGATGTGGCCCATGACCTTCGGTCTGGCCTGTTGCGCCGTGGAGATGATGCATGCCGCAGCGGCTCGTTACGACATGGATCGCATGGGTCTGATTTTCCGGCCCAGCCCACGGCAATCGGATGTGATGATCGTCGCCGGTACCCTGGTGAACAAGATGGCGCCGGCCCTGCGCAAGGTCTATGACCAGATGGCCGAGCCGCGCTGGGTGATCTCCATGGGCTCTTGCGCCAACGGCGGCGGTTATTATCACTATTCCTATTCCGTGGTCCGCGGCTGCGATCGGATTGTACCGGTGGATATTTATGTCCCGGGCTGCCCGCCCACGGCCGAGGCGTTGCTGTATGGCGTCATGCAGTTGCAGAACAAAATAAAAAGAACCAACACCATAGCGCGCTGA
- the glmM gene encoding phosphoglucosamine mutase — protein MSCKYFGTDGVRGRVGEFPITPEFILKLGWAAGRVLGNGGGKVLIGKDTRLSGYIFESALEAGLAAAGMDVCLLGPMPTPGIAHLTRTLHARAGIVISASHNAYPDNGIKFFSAEGTKLPDEVELAIEAMIDQELVTSAPDKLGRATRVDDAAGRYIEFCKSTFPEHLDLNGLHIVLDCANGATYQIGPKVFAELGARLTVIGNDPDGLNINDGCGSTHLEWLQKNVQLQGADLGIAFDGDGDRVLMIDSQGAIVDGDELLYVITAHRQRTRRLEGGVVGTLMTNLGMEHALQVAGIPFSRARVGDRYVMEQLQAQGWQLGGEGSGHLICLDKTTTGDGIVAALQVLAAVVESGRSLTDLVAGMHKYPQQLINVRLARKVDVLGAPEVQAAVAAAESELATRGRVLLRASGTEPLLRVMVEGQDADQVTRVAHELAGVVERALGPG, from the coding sequence ATGTCATGTAAATATTTTGGTACCGACGGGGTCCGCGGGCGGGTCGGGGAGTTCCCGATCACGCCGGAGTTTATTCTCAAGCTGGGCTGGGCGGCCGGGCGGGTGCTGGGCAATGGCGGCGGCAAGGTGCTGATCGGCAAGGATACCCGGCTCTCCGGCTATATTTTCGAATCGGCCCTGGAAGCGGGGCTGGCGGCCGCCGGCATGGATGTCTGTCTGCTGGGCCCGATGCCGACGCCCGGCATTGCCCATCTGACCCGCACCCTGCACGCCCGCGCCGGGATCGTCATCAGTGCCTCGCATAACGCCTATCCGGACAATGGCATCAAGTTCTTCTCCGCCGAGGGGACCAAGCTGCCCGACGAGGTGGAGCTGGCGATCGAGGCGATGATCGACCAGGAGCTGGTCACCAGCGCACCGGATAAACTCGGCCGTGCCACCCGGGTGGACGACGCGGCCGGGCGCTATATCGAGTTTTGCAAAAGCACGTTTCCCGAGCATCTCGATCTCAACGGCCTGCATATCGTGCTCGATTGCGCCAACGGCGCCACCTACCAGATTGGACCCAAGGTCTTCGCCGAACTGGGCGCCAGACTGACGGTGATCGGCAACGATCCCGACGGCCTCAATATCAACGACGGTTGCGGCTCCACCCACCTGGAATGGTTGCAGAAAAATGTCCAGTTGCAGGGCGCCGATCTGGGCATTGCCTTCGACGGGGACGGGGATCGGGTGTTGATGATCGACAGTCAGGGCGCGATCGTCGACGGCGACGAACTGCTGTACGTGATCACCGCCCATCGTCAGCGCACGCGGCGCCTGGAAGGCGGGGTGGTGGGGACCCTGATGACCAATCTGGGCATGGAGCATGCCCTGCAGGTGGCCGGCATTCCGTTCTCGCGGGCCAGGGTCGGGGATCGCTATGTGATGGAGCAGTTGCAGGCACAAGGCTGGCAACTGGGCGGGGAAGGCTCCGGGCACCTGATCTGCCTGGACAAGACCACCACCGGTGACGGGATCGTGGCCGCCCTGCAGGTGCTGGCGGCGGTGGTGGAGTCCGGGCGAAGCCTGACCGATCTGGTGGCCGGCATGCACAAGTACCCTCAACAGCTGATCAACGTCCGCCTGGCCCGCAAGGTCGACGTATTGGGCGCGCCCGAGGTACAGGCGGCGGTGGCCGCCGCCGAGTCGGAACTGGCCACCCGCGGCCGGGTACTGTTGCGCGCCTCCGGTACCGAACCCCTGCTGCGGGTGATGGTCGAGGGCCAGGATGCCGACCAGGTGACGCGGGTGGCACACGAGCTGGCCGGCGTCGTGGAGCGGGCGCTCGGTCCCGGCTGA
- the yhbY gene encoding ribosome assembly RNA-binding protein YhbY has translation MSLTSNQKKFLRQRAHHLKPVVIVGQHGLGENILAEVDIALAHHELIKVRVNAADREERQQLIEQISEHSQAEQVQLIGHVAVFYRPADEPKIQLPR, from the coding sequence ATGTCCCTGACCAGCAACCAGAAAAAATTCCTGCGCCAGCGCGCCCATCACCTCAAACCCGTGGTCATTGTCGGCCAGCATGGGCTGGGCGAGAACATCCTCGCCGAGGTCGACATCGCGCTGGCCCATCACGAGCTGATCAAGGTGCGGGTCAACGCGGCGGATCGCGAAGAGCGCCAGCAACTGATTGAACAGATCAGCGAGCACAGCCAGGCCGAACAGGTGCAGCTGATCGGCCATGTCGCGGTCTTTTACCGTCCGGCCGACGAGCCCAAAATTCAGCTGCCGCGCTGA
- a CDS encoding DUF4149 domain-containing protein, with the protein MNYAIPERIALTLWVGGMWITGYLVAPMLFSVLEERALAGMLAGRMFSAMSYVGLVCVGLLLLTHFQKNWLNGWRQWRRWVLLAMLLVIVMGEFVLQPMMAELKALGLDEGSAAQQRFGMLHGLSSSLFLFNSLAGLVLVIFGLEPDTQRGS; encoded by the coding sequence ATGAATTACGCGATTCCTGAACGCATTGCCCTGACCCTGTGGGTCGGGGGGATGTGGATTACCGGGTATCTGGTGGCGCCAATGCTGTTCTCGGTGCTGGAGGAACGAGCGCTGGCCGGGATGCTGGCGGGCAGGATGTTCAGTGCGATGAGTTATGTGGGGCTGGTCTGCGTCGGTTTGTTGTTACTGACCCATTTTCAAAAAAACTGGCTCAACGGCTGGCGCCAGTGGCGCCGCTGGGTTTTGCTGGCTATGCTGCTGGTGATCGTGATGGGTGAGTTTGTGCTGCAGCCGATGATGGCCGAGCTCAAGGCTCTGGGACTGGACGAGGGCAGCGCCGCGCAACAGCGCTTTGGCATGTTGCATGGCCTCTCTTCGAGTCTGTTTCTGTTTAACAGCCTGGCGGGCCTGGTGTTGGTGATCTTCGGGCTGGAGCCGGATACTCAGCGCGGCAGCTGA
- the tpiA gene encoding triose-phosphate isomerase: MRQPLIAGNWKMNGSRTDNTVLLDGIKAGIGDVKAAEVAVCVPYVYLADVQLQLEGTSIAWGAQNLSKEEKGAFTGEISAAMLLDFGCKYVIVGHSERRSLYGEDAPLVAEKFEVARQAGLKPILCVGESLEEREQGITEQVVARQIDAVIQHAGVTALADGVIAYEPVWAIGTGKTATPEQAQEVHAFIRGQIVKHDAAVAEGLRIQYGGSMNAANAAELLAKPDIDGGLIGGASLKAEDFLTICQAAG, from the coding sequence ATGCGTCAGCCACTGATCGCCGGCAACTGGAAAATGAACGGTTCGCGCACGGATAACACGGTCCTGCTGGACGGGATCAAGGCGGGCATCGGCGACGTCAAAGCAGCGGAAGTGGCCGTCTGTGTTCCCTATGTCTATCTGGCGGATGTCCAGCTGCAGCTGGAGGGGACCTCCATCGCCTGGGGCGCCCAGAACCTGAGCAAGGAAGAGAAGGGCGCCTTTACCGGTGAAATCTCTGCCGCCATGCTGCTCGATTTCGGCTGCAAATACGTTATCGTCGGTCACTCGGAGCGCCGCAGCCTCTACGGCGAAGATGCCCCGCTGGTGGCCGAGAAATTCGAAGTGGCCCGTCAGGCCGGCCTCAAGCCGATTTTGTGTGTCGGCGAATCGCTCGAGGAGCGGGAGCAGGGGATCACCGAACAGGTGGTGGCTCGTCAGATCGACGCAGTGATCCAGCACGCCGGGGTAACGGCGCTGGCCGACGGCGTGATCGCCTATGAGCCGGTCTGGGCCATCGGCACCGGCAAGACCGCGACTCCGGAACAGGCCCAGGAGGTCCATGCCTTTATTCGCGGCCAGATTGTCAAACACGATGCGGCGGTCGCTGAAGGCTTGCGGATTCAATACGGCGGCAGCATGAACGCCGCCAATGCCGCCGAACTGCTGGCCAAGCCGGATATCGACGGCGGCCTGATCGGCGGCGCCTCACTCAAAGCGGAGGATTTTCTGACCATCTGCCAGGCAGCGGGTTAG
- the rlmE gene encoding 23S rRNA (uridine(2552)-2'-O)-methyltransferase RlmE, whose translation MARSRTSKKWLTEHFDDPYVKKAQQEGWRSRAIYKLIEIDERDRLLKPGMTVVDLGAAPGGWSEYAARKVGDKGRVIALDLLPMDAIAGVEFIEGDFREEPVYERLLAVLEGRPVDLVMSDMAPNMSGMKAVDQPRAMYLAELSLELAQKVLKPGGDMLIKAFTGEGLDEFKREIRQHFAKLVVRKPKASRPRSPEIYLLARGYNV comes from the coding sequence ATGGCCCGTTCCAGAACCAGCAAAAAATGGCTCACCGAGCATTTTGACGATCCCTATGTCAAAAAAGCTCAGCAGGAGGGCTGGCGCAGTCGCGCCATCTACAAGCTGATCGAAATTGACGAGCGGGACCGCCTGCTCAAACCCGGTATGACCGTAGTGGATCTGGGTGCGGCCCCCGGGGGCTGGTCGGAATATGCCGCGCGTAAAGTCGGCGACAAGGGGCGGGTGATTGCGCTGGATCTGCTGCCCATGGACGCGATTGCCGGCGTCGAATTCATCGAGGGGGATTTTCGCGAAGAGCCGGTCTACGAGCGCTTGCTGGCGGTGCTCGAGGGGCGGCCGGTAGACCTTGTAATGTCCGATATGGCCCCCAATATGAGTGGTATGAAGGCGGTAGATCAGCCGCGCGCTATGTATCTGGCCGAGCTGAGTCTGGAGCTGGCGCAAAAAGTCCTCAAGCCGGGCGGGGATATGTTGATCAAGGCGTTTACCGGCGAGGGTCTGGATGAATTTAAACGCGAAATCCGGCAACATTTCGCGAAATTGGTTGTCCGAAAACCGAAGGCTTCACGGCCCCGTTCTCCCGAGATTTATCTGCTGGCGAGGGGCTATAATGTGTAG
- the ftsH gene encoding ATP-dependent zinc metalloprotease FtsH has translation MNDLTKNILLWVIVAIILMSVFQNLSTTTPATEKPYSQFMQDVKSGQVMEVTIQGRNITGRTQGGENFKTFSPETDNTAMIGDLMKHNVTIKAKPPEQSIWTQIFISWFPFLLIIGLWIFFMRQMQGGGGGRGALSFGKSKARMLGEDQVNIRFNDVAGCDEAKDEVQELVEFLRDPGRFQKLGGMIPRGVLMVGPPGTGKTLLAKAIAGEAKVPFFTISGSDFVEMFVGVGASRVRDMFEQAKKQAPCIIFIDEIDAVGRHRGAGLGGGHDEREQTLNQLLVEMDGFEGNEGVIVIAATNRPDVLDPALLRPGRFDRQVVVPLPDMRGREQILKVHMRKVPVGDDVEPMVIARGTPGFSGADLANLVNEAALFAARGNKRLVCMEEFEKAKDKIMMGAERKSMVMNEEEKKLTAYHEAGHAIVGLSVPSHDPVYKVSIIPRGRALGVTMFLPEEDRYSYTKERLESSIASLFGGRLAEELIFGNEHVTTGASNDIQRTTEIARNMVTKWGLSERLGPMTYGEDEGEVFLGHSVTQHKNLSDETAHIIDEEIRSIIDRNYQRAKTVLTDHMDKLHLMAQALIKYETIDKRQIDAIMSGNEPPPPADWDDHEPPHSPSDDEEKKPSRADKGEGKIGGPAGEH, from the coding sequence TTGAACGACTTGACCAAGAATATCCTGTTGTGGGTGATCGTGGCGATCATCCTCATGTCGGTGTTCCAGAATCTGAGCACGACAACTCCCGCGACTGAAAAGCCCTATTCACAATTCATGCAGGATGTGAAAAGCGGCCAGGTGATGGAAGTCACTATTCAGGGGCGTAATATTACCGGCCGTACTCAAGGGGGTGAAAATTTCAAGACCTTCAGTCCTGAAACAGACAACACCGCCATGATCGGCGACCTGATGAAGCATAACGTGACCATCAAGGCCAAGCCGCCGGAGCAGTCTATCTGGACTCAGATATTCATCTCCTGGTTCCCGTTCCTGCTGATCATCGGCCTGTGGATTTTCTTTATGCGCCAGATGCAGGGTGGCGGCGGTGGCCGCGGTGCCCTGTCGTTCGGCAAGAGCAAGGCGCGCATGCTGGGTGAGGATCAGGTCAATATCCGCTTCAACGATGTGGCCGGCTGTGACGAAGCCAAGGATGAAGTGCAGGAACTGGTCGAATTCCTGCGTGACCCGGGCAGGTTCCAGAAGCTGGGCGGGATGATCCCGCGCGGTGTGCTGATGGTCGGCCCGCCCGGTACCGGTAAAACCCTGCTGGCCAAGGCGATTGCCGGCGAGGCCAAGGTGCCGTTCTTTACCATCTCCGGTTCCGATTTTGTGGAAATGTTTGTCGGTGTCGGCGCCTCGCGGGTGCGCGACATGTTCGAGCAGGCCAAGAAGCAGGCGCCGTGCATTATCTTTATCGACGAAATCGATGCGGTCGGTCGGCATCGCGGTGCCGGCCTGGGCGGCGGTCATGACGAGCGTGAGCAGACCCTCAACCAGCTGCTGGTGGAAATGGATGGCTTCGAAGGCAACGAGGGCGTGATCGTGATCGCCGCCACCAACCGTCCCGACGTGCTGGATCCGGCGTTGCTGCGTCCCGGTCGTTTCGACCGCCAGGTGGTCGTGCCGCTGCCCGACATGCGGGGCCGCGAGCAGATCCTCAAGGTCCACATGCGCAAGGTGCCGGTGGGTGATGATGTCGAACCGATGGTGATTGCCCGCGGCACACCCGGCTTCTCCGGGGCCGATCTGGCCAATCTGGTCAACGAGGCCGCCCTGTTTGCCGCGCGCGGCAACAAGCGCCTGGTCTGTATGGAAGAGTTCGAAAAGGCCAAGGACAAGATCATGATGGGCGCCGAGCGCAAGTCCATGGTGATGAACGAGGAAGAGAAAAAGCTCACCGCCTATCACGAGGCCGGCCATGCCATCGTGGGCCTGAGCGTACCGTCGCACGATCCGGTCTACAAGGTCAGTATTATTCCGCGTGGCCGGGCGCTGGGTGTGACCATGTTCCTGCCCGAAGAGGATCGCTATAGCTATACCAAGGAGCGGCTGGAAAGTTCCATCGCCTCCCTGTTCGGCGGGCGCCTGGCCGAGGAGCTGATCTTCGGCAACGAACACGTGACCACCGGTGCCTCCAACGATATTCAGCGCACCACCGAGATCGCTCGCAACATGGTGACCAAGTGGGGTCTGTCCGAACGCCTCGGTCCGATGACTTACGGCGAGGACGAAGGCGAGGTGTTCCTCGGTCATTCGGTGACCCAGCACAAGAACCTCTCCGATGAGACCGCGCATATTATCGATGAAGAGATTCGCTCCATCATCGATCGCAACTACCAGCGGGCCAAGACGGTGCTGACCGATCATATGGACAAGCTGCACCTGATGGCACAGGCGCTGATCAAGTATGAAACCATCGACAAGCGGCAGATCGATGCCATCATGAGCGGTAACGAGCCACCGCCGCCCGCCGACTGGGATGATCACGAGCCGCCGCACAGCCCCTCCGATGACGAGGAGAAGAAACCCTCCCGCGCGGACAAGGGGGAAGGCAAGATCGGCGGTCCGGCCGGTGAACACTGA
- the secG gene encoding preprotein translocase subunit SecG yields the protein MLYNIILVLHVIVAVTLVVMVLLQQGKGADAGAAFGGGGGGGASGTMFGSRGAANFLTRFTAVLAFLFFGLSLALFTLAGDVSKPESIVDQAERQSQESTVPAAPESAAPEDGAPVDVPKSE from the coding sequence ATGTTGTATAACATTATTCTGGTATTGCATGTCATTGTTGCCGTGACACTGGTTGTGATGGTGCTGCTGCAACAGGGCAAGGGCGCCGATGCCGGCGCCGCGTTTGGTGGCGGCGGTGGTGGCGGCGCCTCGGGCACCATGTTTGGCTCGCGTGGCGCGGCGAACTTTCTGACCCGTTTCACGGCGGTGCTGGCGTTTCTGTTTTTCGGCCTGTCCCTGGCGCTGTTTACCCTGGCCGGGGATGTCAGCAAACCCGAAAGCATCGTGGATCAGGCCGAGCGGCAGTCGCAGGAAAGCACCGTGCCGGCCGCGCCCGAATCGGCTGCTCCGGAAGACGGCGCGCCGGTGGACGTGCCGAAGTCGGAGTAG
- the folP gene encoding dihydropteroate synthase encodes MAIDLSPEQWPLIMGILNVTPDSFSDGGHFNQPSAAIERVRRMIEEGADMIDIGGESTRPGAPAVSQEDELARVIPVIEAIRRDSPIPISVDTSKPAVMRAAVAAGASLINDVRALQEPGAPEAAAELGVPICLMHMQGQPRTMQANPHYEDVVEEVLAFLLQRIEACQGVGITPDKVILDPGFGFGKTAGHNLTLFRELGRFVETGYPVLVGVSRKSLIGKLLGERPVEERLAGSLALATLAGWLGAAILRVHDVRETADALAMCRAVQQA; translated from the coding sequence ATGGCGATAGATCTCAGTCCCGAACAATGGCCCCTGATCATGGGGATACTCAATGTGACCCCGGACTCCTTCTCCGATGGAGGGCATTTTAATCAGCCTTCGGCGGCGATCGAACGGGTGCGGCGAATGATCGAGGAGGGCGCCGACATGATTGATATCGGCGGCGAGTCTACCCGCCCGGGCGCGCCGGCCGTTTCACAAGAGGATGAACTGGCACGGGTGATTCCGGTCATCGAGGCGATCCGTCGCGACAGTCCCATCCCGATCTCGGTGGATACCAGCAAGCCGGCGGTGATGCGCGCGGCGGTGGCCGCCGGCGCCAGCCTGATTAACGATGTGCGGGCGTTGCAGGAACCCGGCGCGCCGGAAGCCGCGGCCGAACTGGGTGTGCCGATCTGCCTGATGCACATGCAGGGCCAGCCGCGGACCATGCAGGCCAATCCGCATTACGAGGATGTGGTCGAAGAGGTCCTGGCGTTTTTGCTGCAGCGGATAGAGGCCTGTCAGGGTGTGGGGATTACGCCGGACAAGGTGATTCTGGATCCCGGCTTCGGTTTCGGAAAAACGGCGGGGCATAACCTGACCCTGTTCCGTGAGCTGGGCCGTTTTGTCGAGACCGGCTACCCGGTGCTGGTGGGGGTCTCGCGCAAATCGTTAATCGGCAAACTGCTGGGTGAGCGGCCGGTGGAAGAGCGCCTGGCGGGCAGTCTCGCCCTGGCAACCCTGGCCGGCTGGCTGGGGGCGGCCATCCTGCGGGTGCATGATGTACGCGAGACCGCCGATGCCCTGGCGATGTGCCGGGCTGTGCAACAGGCCTGA
- a CDS encoding NADH-quinone oxidoreductase subunit A, with translation MLENYLPVLIFMIVGLTVGVVMIVLGFVLAPSRPDSEKLSPYECGFEAFEDSRMKFDVRYYLVAILFIIFDLEIAFLFPWGVVLEDIGMFGYVAMAIFLGILVIGFIYEWKKGALEWE, from the coding sequence ATGTTAGAGAACTATCTGCCGGTTCTCATATTCATGATTGTCGGTTTGACCGTCGGCGTCGTCATGATTGTGCTTGGCTTTGTCCTGGCGCCGAGCCGTCCTGACAGTGAAAAACTCTCTCCCTATGAGTGCGGCTTCGAGGCGTTCGAGGATTCCCGCATGAAGTTCGACGTGCGTTATTATCTCGTTGCGATTCTGTTTATTATTTTCGATCTGGAAATTGCATTTCTGTTTCCATGGGGCGTGGTTCTCGAGGACATTGGTATGTTCGGTTACGTTGCCATGGCGATCTTCCTGGGGATTCTGGTTATCGGCTTCATTTATGAATGGAAAAAAGGAGCCCTGGAATGGGAATAG